In Cyanobium sp. AMD-g, one genomic interval encodes:
- the crtL gene encoding lycopene beta cyclase: protein MARDVLVLGGGPAALCIAAALAAEGLQVALLAPQDLRAPWPNTYGIWGDEVDALGLGHLLEHRWSDTVSYFGAGDPDPAAAANRPTLHGRDYGLFNREALQQHWLEACGRGGVELLQGLATGCQTVGALSEVVGADGSRWQARLVVDATGHQAALVRRPDRGPVAGQSAYGVVGRFSAPPVQTDQFVLMDYRCDHLSEAERAGPPTFLYAMDLGGGRFFVEETSLALAPPVPFERLQERLHRRLAQRGVQVLEVEHEEFCLFPMNLPLPDLQQPLLAFGGAASMVHPASGYMVGALLRRAPAVAAAVAAAMAAPGAPSDLLARAGWRALWPVELRCKHALYQFGLGKLMGFSEAQLRQFFTSFFRLSGPQWSGFLANTLAVPELLVAMLRLFALSPWDVRAGLLLPPRQP, encoded by the coding sequence ATGGCGAGGGACGTGCTGGTGCTCGGAGGCGGCCCCGCCGCCCTGTGCATCGCGGCGGCCCTGGCGGCGGAAGGGCTCCAGGTGGCCCTGCTGGCGCCCCAGGATCTGCGCGCCCCCTGGCCCAACACGTACGGCATCTGGGGGGATGAGGTGGATGCCCTCGGCCTGGGTCACCTGCTGGAGCACCGCTGGAGCGACACGGTCAGTTACTTCGGCGCGGGGGATCCTGACCCTGCGGCGGCCGCCAACCGCCCCACGCTCCATGGCCGCGATTACGGCCTGTTCAACCGTGAGGCCCTGCAGCAGCACTGGCTGGAGGCCTGCGGCCGCGGCGGAGTGGAGTTGCTTCAGGGCCTGGCCACGGGTTGCCAGACCGTTGGTGCCCTGAGTGAGGTGGTGGGGGCGGATGGCAGCCGGTGGCAGGCGCGGCTGGTGGTGGACGCCACCGGCCATCAGGCGGCGCTGGTGCGGCGGCCCGACCGGGGCCCGGTGGCGGGGCAGTCGGCCTATGGGGTCGTCGGCCGCTTCTCGGCGCCTCCGGTGCAGACCGATCAGTTCGTTCTGATGGACTACCGCTGCGACCACCTCAGCGAGGCGGAGCGGGCCGGGCCCCCCACCTTCCTGTACGCGATGGACCTGGGCGGGGGCCGCTTCTTCGTCGAGGAGACGTCGCTGGCCCTGGCTCCTCCAGTGCCCTTCGAGCGGCTCCAGGAACGCCTGCACCGGCGCCTGGCCCAGCGCGGCGTGCAGGTGCTGGAGGTGGAGCACGAAGAGTTCTGCCTGTTCCCGATGAACCTGCCCCTGCCGGATCTGCAGCAGCCGCTGCTTGCCTTCGGCGGGGCCGCCTCGATGGTGCATCCGGCCTCGGGCTACATGGTGGGCGCCCTGCTGCGGCGGGCGCCGGCGGTGGCCGCGGCGGTGGCGGCGGCGATGGCGGCGCCCGGGGCTCCTTCGGACCTGCTGGCCCGGGCGGGCTGGCGGGCCCTCTGGCCTGTGGAGCTGCGCTGCAAGCACGCCCTGTATCAGTTCGGGCTGGGGAAGCTGATGGGCTTTTCCGAAGCCCAGCTGCGCCAGTTCTTCACCAGCTTCTTCCGCTTGAGCGGCCCGCAGTGGTCGGGCTTTCTGGCCAACACCCTGGCCGTGCCGGAGCTGCTGGTGGCCATGCTGCGCCTGTTCGCCCTGTCGCCGTGGGACGTGCGGGCCGGCCTGCTCTTGCCGCCGCGCCAGCCCTAG
- the gyrA gene encoding DNA gyrase subunit A, which yields MADPTGPGESDGRIIQTDLRNEMSRSYLEYAMSVIVGRALPDARDGLKPVHRRILYAMYELGLTSDRPYRKCARVVGEVLGKYHPHGDTAVYDALVRMAQDFSMRMPLIDGHGNFGSVDNDPPAAMRYTESRLQALTTDSLLEDIEAETVDYIDNFDGSQQEPTVMPARVPHLLLNGSSGIAVGMATNIPPHNLTELIDGLLALIDDPEIEDRALMAIIPGPDFPTGGQILGRRGIRETYTTGRGSITMRGVASIETVEAKGRPDRDAVIITELPYQTNKASLIERIAELVNDKKLEGIADIRDESDRDGMRIVIELRRDAYPQVVLNNLFKLTPLQNNFSAYMLALVKGEPVLLTLGRMLRVFLEFRIGTIERRTRYFLRKAEERDHILQGLLLALDQLDPIIALIRAAPDTATARAQLQERHGLSEIQADAILQMQLRRLTALEADKIRLEHDDLVAKIADYQDILGRKERVLGLIREELHVLRSRYDSPRRTEILDLEGGLEDIDLIANERSVVLLTENGYLKRMPVSEFEATSRGTRGKAGTRSQGEEAVKLFISCNDHDALLLFSDRGVVYSIPAYRVPICSRSAKGTPIVQLLPIPREEAITSLLAVSEFEDDVQLVMLTSGGYIKRTRLSAFSNIRSNGLIAISLEDGDALRWVRLALPGDSVLIGSLKGMTIHFRLSDEELRPLGRTARGVRAMNLRPGDELVSMDVLTAELADRVASTADAAGGDDEEGDEVAPSEGPWVLVASASGLGKRVPVDQFRLQRRAGMGLRAIKFRRDGDVLVGLKVLGAGEELLLVSERGVIVRMKADAIPQQSRAATGVRLQKLDSGDRLTEVVLVPPAAEEEELVDGVVAEDAPDPTPEAPAAISEAPEDAAPAAEESPDTDD from the coding sequence ATGGCGGATCCAACCGGACCCGGTGAATCCGACGGACGGATCATCCAGACCGACCTACGCAACGAGATGTCGCGCTCCTATCTGGAGTATGCGATGAGCGTGATCGTGGGCCGGGCCCTGCCCGATGCCCGCGATGGCCTCAAGCCGGTGCACCGGCGCATCCTGTACGCCATGTACGAGCTCGGTCTCACCAGCGACCGGCCCTATCGGAAATGCGCCCGCGTCGTGGGGGAGGTGCTCGGTAAGTACCACCCCCACGGCGATACGGCCGTCTACGACGCCCTGGTGCGCATGGCCCAGGACTTCTCGATGCGCATGCCCCTGATCGATGGGCACGGCAACTTCGGATCGGTCGACAACGACCCACCCGCCGCCATGCGGTACACCGAATCGCGCCTGCAGGCCCTGACCACCGACAGCCTGCTGGAGGACATCGAAGCCGAAACCGTCGATTACATCGACAACTTCGACGGCTCCCAGCAGGAACCCACCGTGATGCCGGCCCGGGTGCCGCATCTGCTGCTCAACGGCTCCTCCGGCATCGCCGTGGGGATGGCCACCAACATCCCCCCCCACAACCTCACCGAGCTGATCGACGGCCTGCTGGCCCTGATCGACGACCCGGAGATCGAGGACCGGGCCCTGATGGCGATCATCCCCGGACCCGACTTCCCCACCGGCGGCCAGATCCTCGGCCGCAGGGGCATCCGCGAGACCTACACCACCGGCCGCGGCTCGATCACCATGCGCGGTGTGGCCTCGATCGAAACCGTGGAAGCCAAGGGCCGTCCCGACCGGGACGCGGTGATCATCACCGAACTTCCCTACCAGACCAACAAGGCCTCCCTGATCGAGCGCATCGCCGAGCTGGTCAACGACAAGAAGCTCGAGGGCATTGCCGACATCCGCGATGAAAGCGATCGCGACGGCATGCGCATCGTGATCGAACTGCGCCGCGACGCCTACCCCCAGGTGGTGCTGAACAACCTGTTCAAGCTCACGCCGCTGCAGAACAATTTCAGCGCCTACATGCTGGCTCTGGTGAAGGGGGAGCCGGTGCTGCTCACCCTCGGGCGCATGCTGCGGGTGTTCCTCGAGTTCCGCATCGGCACGATCGAGCGGCGCACCCGCTACTTCCTGCGCAAGGCCGAGGAGCGCGACCACATCCTGCAGGGCCTGCTGCTGGCCCTTGACCAGCTGGATCCGATCATCGCCCTGATCCGGGCCGCCCCCGACACCGCCACGGCCCGGGCCCAGCTGCAGGAGCGCCATGGCCTCAGCGAGATCCAGGCCGACGCCATCCTGCAGATGCAGCTGCGGCGCCTTACGGCCCTGGAGGCCGACAAGATCCGCCTCGAACACGACGACCTGGTCGCCAAGATCGCCGATTACCAGGACATCCTCGGCCGCAAGGAACGGGTGCTGGGGCTGATCCGGGAGGAGTTGCATGTGCTGCGCAGCCGCTACGACTCCCCCCGCCGCACCGAGATCCTGGATCTCGAAGGCGGCCTCGAGGACATCGACCTGATCGCCAATGAGCGCTCGGTGGTGCTGCTCACGGAGAACGGCTACCTCAAGCGGATGCCGGTGAGTGAGTTCGAGGCCACCAGCCGCGGCACCCGCGGCAAGGCCGGCACCCGCAGCCAGGGCGAAGAGGCGGTGAAGCTGTTCATCAGCTGCAACGACCACGACGCCCTGCTGCTGTTCAGCGACCGGGGCGTGGTGTATTCCATCCCCGCCTACCGGGTGCCGATCTGCAGCCGTTCCGCCAAGGGAACCCCGATCGTGCAGCTGCTGCCGATTCCCCGCGAGGAGGCGATCACCTCCCTGCTGGCGGTAAGCGAGTTCGAAGACGACGTGCAGCTGGTGATGCTCACCAGCGGCGGCTACATCAAGCGCACCCGCCTGTCGGCCTTCAGCAACATCCGCTCCAACGGCCTGATCGCCATCTCCCTCGAGGACGGCGACGCCCTGCGCTGGGTGCGCCTCGCCCTGCCCGGCGACAGCGTGCTGATCGGCTCCCTCAAGGGAATGACGATCCACTTCCGCCTCAGCGACGAGGAACTGCGTCCCCTGGGCCGCACCGCCCGCGGCGTACGGGCCATGAACCTGCGCCCCGGCGATGAGCTGGTGAGCATGGATGTGCTCACGGCGGAATTGGCGGACCGTGTCGCCAGCACGGCGGACGCCGCCGGTGGCGACGACGAGGAGGGCGACGAGGTCGCCCCCAGCGAGGGTCCCTGGGTGCTGGTGGCCAGCGCCAGCGGCCTTGGCAAGCGGGTGCCGGTGGATCAGTTCCGGTTGCAGCGGCGCGCCGGCATGGGTCTGCGGGCGATCAAGTTCCGCCGCGACGGTGACGTGCTGGTGGGCCTCAAGGTGCTCGGAGCCGGCGAGGAGCTGCTGCTGGTGAGCGAACGGGGGGTGATCGTGCGCATGAAGGCCGATGCCATTCCCCAGCAGTCCCGGGCGGCCACCGGGGTGCGGCTGCAGAAGCTGGATTCCGGCGATCGCCTCACCGAGGTGGTGCTGGTGCCGCCGGCGGCCGAGGAGGAGGAGCTGGTGGATGGGGTGGTGGCTGAGGACGCTCCAGATCCCACCCCGGAGGCTCCGGCCGCCATCTCCGAGGCCCCGGAGGACGCGGCTCCGGCCGCTGAGGAGTCTCCAGACACGGACGACTGA
- a CDS encoding homocysteine biosynthesis protein: MTLPARRESALRERQRKGVLRVRAAAEFRALVAEAGLAEAYDSTDVVVAANAEFTDQGSLHLNIGPCDPPIRFREAQLEALAAQSGGGGGDLVLPIGGGLGENQRQGGAHLLDRLLKGGSLTLTATGEVTALHPRRDLQAQLDLERIGSGRLLLHRAISENGMVAVSSAEGVLRSPWGPVLGPFGNALYGCGGAGSIGLTMPGLALLGPGSPVLVAGAIGWVVGSGSGHQPGVRRSAGGHALSPGAVAAVSVDLHGLRPEWLRPCFFEGHGAGLLVGLAAPVPLINETVARQAACGDGELEAPVLDMAIPRRLRPRFGSVSYARLKSGLIQVEGRRVTAAPAHSPRLAEAVAAELIAWLQDGRFPLQLPVRPLSERGGLIPIDS; the protein is encoded by the coding sequence ATGACCCTGCCGGCCCGTCGTGAATCCGCCCTGCGCGAGCGTCAGCGCAAGGGGGTGCTGCGGGTGCGGGCCGCCGCCGAGTTCCGCGCGCTGGTGGCCGAGGCCGGGCTGGCGGAGGCCTACGACAGCACCGACGTGGTGGTGGCCGCCAATGCCGAGTTCACCGACCAGGGCTCGCTTCACCTCAACATCGGCCCCTGCGATCCACCGATCCGCTTCCGGGAGGCCCAGCTCGAAGCCCTCGCGGCCCAGAGCGGCGGCGGTGGCGGCGACCTGGTGCTGCCCATCGGCGGCGGCCTCGGGGAGAACCAGCGGCAGGGGGGAGCCCATCTGCTCGACCGGCTTCTCAAGGGCGGCTCCCTGACCCTCACCGCCACCGGGGAGGTCACCGCCCTGCATCCGCGGCGGGATCTGCAGGCCCAGCTCGACCTGGAGCGGATCGGTTCCGGCCGGCTGCTGCTGCATCGGGCCATCAGCGAAAACGGCATGGTGGCCGTGAGCAGCGCCGAAGGGGTGCTGCGCAGCCCCTGGGGGCCCGTGCTGGGACCGTTCGGCAACGCGCTGTACGGCTGTGGCGGCGCCGGCAGCATCGGCCTCACGATGCCGGGGTTGGCGCTGCTGGGGCCGGGCTCACCGGTGCTGGTGGCGGGGGCGATCGGCTGGGTGGTGGGCAGCGGCAGCGGCCACCAGCCGGGGGTGCGTCGCTCCGCCGGTGGCCACGCCCTCAGCCCGGGGGCGGTGGCGGCGGTGAGTGTGGATCTGCATGGCCTGCGGCCCGAATGGTTGCGGCCCTGTTTCTTCGAAGGCCACGGGGCCGGCCTGCTGGTGGGCCTGGCGGCCCCGGTCCCCCTGATCAACGAAACCGTGGCCCGCCAGGCCGCCTGCGGCGACGGGGAGCTGGAGGCGCCCGTACTGGATATGGCCATTCCGCGGCGCCTGCGGCCCCGCTTCGGCTCGGTCAGCTACGCCCGGCTCAAATCCGGCCTGATCCAGGTGGAGGGGCGCCGCGTCACCGCCGCTCCGGCCCACAGTCCACGGCTGGCCGAAGCCGTCGCTGCAGAGCTGATCGCCTGGCTCCAGGACGGTCGCTTTCCACTGCAACTGCCCGTCAGGCCGCTGTCGGAGCGGGGCGGCCTGATTCCCATCGACAGCTGA
- a CDS encoding LOG family protein has protein sequence MVSLLQVARQEKEEEEWRLIAGCLADISEALEVFRPKRSARKISVFGSARTRREDPCYLLAEDVARQAVGAGFEVMTGAGAGVMEGANSGAGCEHSIGLNVDLPFEQHPNPYVSACEGRLLYFRYFFTRKLFFLMESDALVVMPGGFGTLDELFECLTLIQTGRTSPIPLVLLSPEGDDFWKVWKHNVHQELATRGLISPEDVDLMVEASSAEEAVAHICRFYRVFHSAQLGQDRIELLLNAEVPRALLPELNRRFADLLEDGAIQTGEGVDDNGLLRPCLRLRFDKRRVGRLYQFIDHLNGLDLPASPALEHPAERVPSVSQP, from the coding sequence GTGGTTTCCCTGCTCCAGGTGGCGCGTCAGGAAAAGGAGGAGGAGGAATGGCGTCTGATCGCCGGCTGCCTGGCTGACATCAGCGAAGCCCTGGAGGTCTTCCGCCCGAAGCGCAGCGCCCGCAAGATCAGTGTCTTCGGCTCCGCCCGCACCCGCCGTGAGGATCCCTGCTATCTGCTGGCCGAGGACGTTGCCCGCCAGGCGGTGGGGGCCGGTTTCGAGGTGATGACGGGAGCCGGGGCCGGCGTCATGGAGGGCGCCAACAGCGGCGCGGGTTGCGAGCACAGCATCGGCCTCAACGTGGATCTGCCCTTTGAGCAGCATCCCAACCCCTACGTGAGCGCCTGCGAGGGGCGCCTTCTCTACTTCCGCTACTTCTTCACCCGCAAGCTGTTCTTCCTGATGGAGAGCGATGCGCTGGTGGTGATGCCCGGGGGATTCGGCACCCTCGATGAACTGTTCGAGTGCCTCACCCTCATCCAGACGGGCCGCACGTCTCCGATTCCCCTGGTGCTGCTCTCGCCGGAGGGCGACGATTTCTGGAAGGTCTGGAAGCACAACGTGCACCAGGAGCTCGCCACCCGGGGACTCATCTCACCGGAGGATGTGGATCTGATGGTGGAAGCCTCCAGCGCCGAGGAGGCCGTGGCCCACATCTGCCGGTTCTACCGGGTGTTCCACAGCGCCCAGCTGGGGCAGGACCGCATCGAACTGCTGCTCAACGCCGAGGTGCCCCGCGCGCTGCTGCCGGAGCTGAACCGCCGCTTCGCCGACCTGCTCGAAGACGGTGCCATCCAGACCGGGGAGGGCGTCGACGACAACGGCCTGCTGCGGCCGTGCCTGCGGCTGCGCTTCGACAAACGCCGCGTCGGCCGGCTCTACCAGTTCATCGACCACCTCAACGGCCTCGACCTGCCCGCCTCCCCGGCCCTGGAGCATCCGGCCGAGCGGGTCCCGAGCGTCAGCCAGCCATGA
- the rsmD gene encoding 16S rRNA (guanine(966)-N(2))-methyltransferase RsmD, protein MTLRLSGGRRLQSPPGSTARPTAARVRLAVMNLLATRVPGSRWLDLCCGSGVMACEALQRGACEVVAVERDRRIAAVARANLELVRQGRPAASEGTPRCRVDGDEVLRWLGRTDPSAFDLIYADPPYAAGLYAPIAAAVLRGGWLAPGGILVWECASDAVPEPPPGWRCRDQRRYGGSTVVLLEAAPEVVLDGVPASLADTWPI, encoded by the coding sequence GTGACGCTGCGGCTGAGCGGAGGGCGCCGACTGCAAAGCCCCCCCGGCAGCACCGCCCGGCCCACCGCCGCCCGGGTGCGGCTGGCGGTGATGAACCTGCTGGCCACCCGGGTCCCCGGCAGCCGCTGGCTGGATCTCTGCTGCGGCAGCGGCGTGATGGCCTGTGAGGCCCTGCAACGCGGGGCCTGTGAGGTGGTGGCCGTGGAGCGGGATCGCCGCATCGCGGCGGTGGCCCGGGCCAATCTGGAGCTGGTGCGGCAGGGCCGGCCGGCTGCGTCGGAAGGCACCCCCCGCTGCCGGGTGGACGGCGATGAGGTGCTGCGCTGGCTGGGCCGCACCGACCCCAGCGCTTTCGACCTGATCTACGCCGATCCCCCCTACGCCGCCGGCCTCTACGCCCCGATCGCGGCGGCCGTGCTCAGGGGCGGCTGGCTGGCCCCCGGGGGGATTCTTGTTTGGGAGTGCGCCAGCGACGCGGTGCCGGAGCCGCCACCGGGATGGCGATGCCGCGATCAGCGGCGCTACGGGGGGAGCACGGTGGTGCTGCTGGAGGCGGCACCTGAGGTGGTGCTGGATGGGGTGCCCGCGTCGCTTGCTGATACCTGGCCGATCTGA
- the hisH gene encoding imidazole glycerol phosphate synthase subunit HisH: MSRIGLIDYGMGNLHSVQRTFARLGAELVSVHGPADLEACDALVLPGVGAFDPAMERLRSAGLEQAIQRSCASGRPLLGICLGLQLLFEASEEGRTEGLGVLAGRVRSLPRVAGHPLPHMGWAPLIPATASPLLPAATPEAWVYFVHSFAAAPADAAATTALVDYAGTPVTAAVWQGTIAACQFHPEKSGPVGEAMLRRWLDWVASL; the protein is encoded by the coding sequence ATGAGCCGCATCGGCCTGATCGACTACGGCATGGGCAACCTCCATTCGGTGCAGCGCACCTTTGCGCGGCTCGGTGCCGAGCTGGTGAGCGTGCACGGCCCGGCCGACCTGGAGGCCTGCGACGCCCTGGTGCTGCCGGGCGTGGGCGCCTTCGATCCGGCCATGGAGCGGCTGCGCTCGGCCGGACTGGAGCAGGCCATCCAGCGCTCCTGCGCCAGCGGCCGCCCGCTGCTGGGAATCTGCCTGGGTCTGCAACTGCTGTTCGAGGCCAGCGAGGAGGGCCGAACGGAAGGACTGGGCGTGCTGGCCGGCCGCGTGCGCTCCCTGCCGCGGGTGGCGGGCCACCCCCTGCCCCACATGGGCTGGGCCCCCCTGATCCCGGCCACCGCCAGCCCCCTGCTGCCGGCAGCCACGCCGGAGGCCTGGGTCTACTTCGTGCACTCCTTCGCCGCCGCGCCGGCCGACGCCGCGGCCACCACGGCGCTCGTCGACTACGCCGGCACCCCGGTGACGGCGGCGGTGTGGCAGGGGACCATCGCCGCCTGCCAGTTCCACCCGGAGAAGTCCGGGCCCGTGGGCGAGGCGATGCTGCGGCGCTGGCTCGACTGGGTCGCCTCCCTGTGA
- a CDS encoding GuaB3 family IMP dehydrogenase-related protein, which yields MNIQLGRSRTVRRAYGIDEIALVPGGRTVDPDVTDSSWSLGGIQREIPIIASAMDGVVDVGMCIELTRLGALGVLNLEGVQCRYDDPEPILDRIASVGREEFVGLMQDLYSQPVREDLVRQRIAEIKAGGGIAAVSATPAAALRFGTAVAESGADLFFVQATVVSTEHIGPEGRQTLDLAALCRDLGVPVVIGNCVTYDVTLQLMRAGAAGVMVGIGPGAACTSRGVLGVGIPQATAVADCAAARDDYERESGRYVPVVADGGIVTGGDICKCLACGADAVMIGSPIARAAEAPGRGFHWGMATPSPVLPRGTRIKVGTTGSLEKILRGPAGLDDGTQNLLGCIRTSMGTLGARTLREMRQVEVVVAPSLLTEGKVYQKAQQLGMGK from the coding sequence GTGAACATTCAGCTCGGTCGCTCCAGGACCGTCCGCCGCGCCTACGGCATCGACGAAATCGCCCTGGTCCCCGGCGGCCGCACCGTCGACCCGGACGTGACCGACAGCAGTTGGAGCCTCGGGGGCATCCAGCGGGAGATTCCCATCATCGCCAGCGCCATGGACGGCGTGGTCGATGTGGGCATGTGCATCGAACTCACCCGGCTGGGGGCGCTGGGGGTGCTGAACCTGGAGGGCGTCCAGTGCCGCTACGACGATCCCGAACCGATCCTGGACCGCATCGCCTCAGTGGGCCGGGAGGAGTTCGTGGGACTGATGCAGGACCTCTACAGCCAGCCGGTTCGCGAAGACCTGGTGCGTCAGCGGATCGCTGAGATCAAAGCAGGGGGAGGCATTGCGGCGGTGAGCGCCACCCCGGCGGCGGCCCTGCGCTTCGGCACAGCCGTGGCCGAATCGGGCGCCGACCTGTTCTTCGTGCAGGCCACGGTGGTCTCCACCGAACACATCGGCCCCGAAGGTCGCCAGACCCTCGACCTGGCCGCCCTCTGCCGCGACCTGGGCGTGCCCGTGGTGATCGGCAACTGCGTCACCTACGACGTCACCCTGCAGCTGATGCGGGCTGGCGCCGCCGGCGTGATGGTGGGCATCGGCCCCGGCGCCGCCTGCACCTCCCGTGGCGTGCTCGGCGTCGGCATTCCCCAGGCCACGGCCGTGGCTGACTGCGCCGCCGCCCGGGACGACTACGAGCGGGAAAGCGGCCGCTACGTGCCGGTGGTGGCCGATGGCGGCATCGTCACCGGCGGGGACATCTGCAAATGCCTGGCCTGCGGCGCCGATGCGGTGATGATCGGCTCCCCGATCGCCCGGGCCGCCGAAGCGCCCGGCCGCGGCTTCCACTGGGGCATGGCCACCCCCAGCCCGGTGCTGCCCCGCGGCACCCGCATCAAGGTGGGCACCACCGGCAGCCTCGAGAAGATCCTGCGGGGTCCGGCGGGCCTGGATGACGGCACCCAGAACCTGCTGGGCTGCATCCGCACCTCCATGGGCACCCTGGGGGCACGCACCCTCAGGGAGATGCGGCAGGTGGAGGTGGTGGTGGCCCCATCCCTGCTGACCGAAGGCAAGGTGTACCAGAAGGCCCAGCAGCTGGGCATGGGCAAGTAG
- a CDS encoding CAAD domain-containing protein: MAETPFSPESPFTPEPPSSPEAQENGPSSQPWPTEPAEVTSEPGSPEPEPVSPEPEPILAGPDPEADAPEPGIVATFEVPPLEGSPDPAADGGGEFELLLQKIKDWLGSGELQAQWQRFRGPLKGLAILIGVILLLRVYASLIGTLDSLPLVGGLLELVGLIAVTRFTVTKMVRKSDREQVFADWSRRWNDFRGGE, translated from the coding sequence ATGGCCGAGACCCCCTTCAGCCCCGAATCCCCCTTCACCCCTGAGCCCCCCTCCAGCCCCGAGGCTCAGGAGAACGGACCGTCGTCCCAGCCCTGGCCGACGGAGCCGGCTGAGGTGACATCGGAACCCGGAAGCCCGGAGCCGGAACCCGTCAGCCCGGAGCCGGAACCGATCCTGGCCGGGCCGGATCCCGAGGCCGACGCCCCCGAGCCCGGCATCGTGGCCACGTTTGAGGTACCCCCCCTGGAGGGCTCCCCTGATCCAGCCGCAGACGGTGGCGGGGAGTTTGAGCTGCTGCTGCAGAAGATCAAGGACTGGCTCGGCAGCGGCGAGCTCCAGGCCCAGTGGCAGCGGTTCCGCGGCCCCCTCAAGGGCCTGGCGATCCTCATCGGCGTCATCCTGCTGCTGCGGGTCTACGCGTCCCTGATCGGCACCCTGGACAGCCTGCCCCTGGTGGGCGGACTGCTGGAGCTGGTGGGCCTGATCGCCGTGACCCGTTTCACCGTCACCAAGATGGTGCGCAAGAGCGACCGGGAGCAGGTCTTCGCCGACTGGAGCCGCCGCTGGAACGATTTCCGGGGCGGGGAGTGA
- the petG gene encoding cytochrome b6-f complex subunit V, whose translation MIEPLLCGIVLGLIPVTLVGLFVAAWNQYRRGSALGG comes from the coding sequence ATGATCGAACCCCTCCTCTGCGGCATCGTGCTTGGACTGATCCCCGTGACGCTCGTGGGACTGTTCGTGGCGGCCTGGAACCAGTACCGCCGGGGTAGTGCCCTCGGGGGCTGA
- the trxA gene encoding thioredoxin produces MSSAAAVTDASFEQDVLKSDVPVLVDFWAPWCGPCRMVAPIVDEIAKEYEGKIRVYKLNTDENPNVASQYGIRSIPTLMLFKGGQKVDTVVGAVPKNTLSGTISKYL; encoded by the coding sequence ATGTCCAGCGCCGCTGCCGTCACCGACGCCTCCTTCGAGCAAGACGTGCTCAAGAGTGATGTGCCCGTGCTGGTCGATTTCTGGGCCCCCTGGTGTGGCCCCTGCCGCATGGTGGCGCCGATCGTCGATGAGATCGCCAAGGAATACGAAGGCAAGATCCGCGTCTACAAGCTCAACACCGACGAAAATCCCAACGTCGCCAGCCAGTACGGCATCCGCAGCATTCCCACCCTGATGCTGTTCAAAGGCGGCCAGAAGGTCGACACCGTTGTTGGTGCCGTTCCCAAGAACACCCTGTCCGGCACCATCTCCAAATACCTCTGA
- a CDS encoding cytochrome c, with the protein MISPSSTTPIAVTPATVSEANQPPAQRRSLVAALAILAAVACILLVVVVLPAAHSDPYTRQTLALTGSATDGGRLFRLNCAGCHGLAAQGLVGPNLHGVDRRKNDRQLIQQVVSGRTPPMPSFQPEPQAMADLLAFLHALP; encoded by the coding sequence GTGATCAGTCCGTCCTCCACCACCCCCATCGCCGTGACGCCCGCCACCGTCAGCGAGGCCAACCAGCCTCCCGCCCAGCGCCGCAGCCTCGTGGCGGCCCTGGCGATCCTGGCCGCGGTGGCCTGCATCCTGCTGGTGGTGGTGGTGTTACCGGCCGCCCACAGCGATCCCTACACCCGCCAGACCCTCGCTCTCACCGGTTCGGCCACGGACGGCGGTCGCCTGTTCCGGCTCAACTGCGCCGGCTGCCATGGGCTGGCCGCCCAGGGGCTGGTGGGCCCCAACCTGCACGGCGTCGATCGACGCAAGAACGATCGCCAGCTGATCCAGCAGGTGGTGAGCGGCCGCACCCCACCGATGCCGAGCTTCCAGCCGGAACCCCAGGCCATGGCCGATCTGCTGGCGTTTCTGCACGCGCTGCCTTGA
- a CDS encoding RNA methyltransferase produces MSPKLVLVEPAGPLNVGSVARLCRAYGIEELRLVAPRCDPLSDEARLMAVKGLPLLQRARLFPTLAAALADCGRVVATSGRPEGEPLPLEDPDDALAWLLASDPVLPSALVFGREDRGLSNDELLQAGRLLQIPTPTPHGSLNLSHAVAVVLHDLHRLARQAPAPAVAAVAQAPCPRGVLEAMLSDAEQLLLEVGFLLPHTAHARMAKLRALLQRGQVSAPEVALLRGLVCQLRWASRRPFPSSQDH; encoded by the coding sequence TTGAGCCCCAAGCTGGTCCTGGTCGAACCGGCCGGCCCCCTCAACGTGGGCAGCGTGGCCCGGCTCTGCCGCGCTTACGGCATCGAGGAGTTGCGGCTGGTCGCCCCCCGTTGTGATCCCCTCAGCGACGAGGCCAGGCTGATGGCCGTCAAGGGGTTGCCCCTGCTGCAGCGGGCGCGCCTGTTTCCCACCCTGGCCGCCGCCCTGGCCGACTGCGGTCGGGTGGTGGCCACCAGTGGCCGTCCGGAGGGGGAGCCCCTGCCCCTGGAGGATCCCGATGACGCCCTGGCCTGGCTGCTGGCCAGCGATCCGGTGCTGCCGTCGGCTCTGGTGTTCGGCCGGGAAGACCGGGGCCTGAGCAACGACGAACTGCTGCAGGCCGGCCGGCTGCTTCAGATCCCCACCCCCACGCCCCACGGCTCCCTCAACCTTTCCCATGCGGTGGCCGTGGTGCTGCACGACCTGCACCGGCTGGCCCGGCAAGCACCGGCGCCGGCCGTGGCCGCCGTTGCCCAGGCCCCCTGCCCCCGGGGGGTGCTCGAAGCCATGCTCAGCGACGCCGAGCAGCTGCTGCTGGAGGTCGGGTTCCTGTTGCCCCACACCGCCCATGCCCGGATGGCCAAACTGCGGGCCCTGCTGCAGCGCGGCCAGGTCAGTGCCCCGGAGGTGGCCCTGCTGCGGGGCCTGGTGTGCCAGTTGCGCTGGGCGAGCCGTCGCCCTTTCCCTTCTTCCCAGGACCACTAG